In Chlamydia gallinacea 08-1274/3, the sequence TAGAGATGTCTGCGTTACCGATTCTTCTCCACAGACATACAATACTTTGTAATTGTGGTGAGCAAATTTTGCTGATATCTGTAATAAAAGCGTAGATTTCCCAATTCCAGGATCCCCCCCTAACAAGGAGAGGCTTCCGCGCACAGCTCCCCCACCTAAAAGGCGATCCCAGCCGGGTTCTCCTATAGGTAAACGTTCTTGTTCACACAGTTCCACATGGTTTAAAGAAATAGCTGTAGTTTGAGACAATGTTTTTTTTCTTTGAAACGAGGGGGATACTTTTTCCTCACTTAAAGTATTCCATTGCAAACACCCGGGGCATTGCCCCAACCATTTAGGTGTATGTGCGCCACAAACATTACATGTCCATTGTATTTTTAGTTTTGTACTCATGAGTTTCTAGTGCTTTTTGTGCTGCGAGTTTTTCAGCTTCTTTTTTTGATAAGGCATACCCTTCTCCCCAAATCTCATTATTAACGAAGACTTGCACGTGATATCCCGGAGAATTTTGAGAAGAAGAACATTGGTATACAGGTAGGATACGTTGGTATTTTTGCGTCAATTGTTGTAAACGGTTTTTAGGGTTTCCAAGCATTAGGGGAAGGATATCTGCTTTTTCAGGTAATAGGGGAACAGTGATTTGCCTTGCAGGAGCTAAGCCTCCATCAAGATACACGGCTCCTAAAATAGCTTCAAATAGATTTGCATATGCTGAGATTCTGCCTCGTGTATTTTGCAGCTTTTCTCCTTTCCCGATGAGAAGATAATCACCTAGGCCTAGGGCGTCGGTATATTGGCAACACGAATGGGCATTAATTAGGGCAGATCTTGCTGTTGATAGTGTTCCTTCATCCAAAGAAGGGAACAGTAGGAATAAGTGTTCCGTAACTATTAAGCATAAAATAGCGTCTCCTAAGAATTCTAAACGTTCATTATCCTCAATTTTTTCTGGAGACTCATTCTTATACGAAGGGTGCGTGAGCGCGGTGATCAATAGTTTTGGCTGTGTAAAAGTAAAATTTAATTTAGCTTCAACTTGTTTGATATTGATTGGTATGTCCATAGGGTAGCTTCAGAGTTACGTACTTGATTGCTAGAGCTTTTTTATAGGAGGAAAATGGCTTAAAGTCTATAGTACTTTTTAATTACATTCTCCAAAATTAGTGAACATGAAGTTTGTTCTGCATCTAGAACACTTACGCCATTTTCAACGTCAAGGCAGCATAATATTTGAAGATCTTGTTTCTTCTGAGGATTGTCTTGCCTTAGAAATAAAATTAAAAGAGTTTATAAAAACAGTTGCCAAAGATGTACAGAGTCTTCGGTGGAGAAAAAATGTTTTTCGCTCAGTTCCCGAAGTTTCTGCTTTAGTAAAGAAGCGGCGTTTAGCGGCTTTTGCTGCAGAACTTATCCATCGTCCCAAAGTTTCTTTAGTAGGGGATTTTTGGGTGTTCCCTGGAGAAAAGCTTCCAGAAAGCACAGAGGACTGCCAATTATTACTTTGTTTATCAGGGAATGCCTGTGGTCAGGGAGTTTTTTTTGTAGGAACGTATCCTGAGCAATATTCTGCCCAATTACAAGAACCCGCTCTTCTTTTTATTTTTTCATCTGCGGGAATTCCTATTCAGTAAAAATTTATATTTCTTCAAGTAATGGAACGAAATTGTTTGCCTAGAGATATTTTTATGCTATGACAAGTAAAAAATATCAGGAAGTATGTTTTAGGAACTTTCATGAAAGATCTGCAAGAGAAAATAGAAGCTCTCCCTAACCCCGTAACTGTAAAAAACATCCTTGCCTGGCTGTCTTGTAATCCTGAGGACAAGCAAGAAATTCATTTCCTAGTGGAAAAGGATCCTCAATCTCTTGATGAATTATTTGGAAAAACTCTGGTTTTTGGCACAGGGGGATTACGTAGCCCTATGGGATTAGGGACGAATAGAATGAATGCTTTTACAGTTAGGAGGGCCACCCAAGGGCTATCTCAAGTATTGAAACGAAAAAACCCTCATTCAGGGGATCCTATTCGTGTTGTGGTTGGTTTTGATACACGTAAGAATTCTCTAGACTTTGCTCAGGAAACAGCAAAAGTATTAGCAGCAAATCATATTCACGCATTGCTGTTTCAAGATCCCGAGCCTTTAGCTTTAGTTTCTTTTACTGTTAGAGAAGAACGAGCTCTAGCAGGAGTCATGATTACTGCTTCGCACAACCCCCCAGAATATAACGGGTATAAAGTCTATATGGCTTCCGGAGGACAAGTTCTCCCTCCGTTGGATCAGGAGATTATCGAAGAGGTAGCTTGTGTGGATCAGGTCCTGGTCGCTGATTCTTTGGAGAATGCGTATATCCATAGTATAGGAAAAGAACAGGAAAACCATTATAGAGAAGTGGTGAAAGCTTTATCTTTGTTTCCCGAAGATAACCGTCTTTCAGGACCCGCGATGCACGTAAGTTACTCTCCATTACATGGAACAGGAGTTACTCTTATTCCCCAGGTATTGAAAGATTGGGGATTTAGTCAAGTGCATCTTGTAGAACAACAAGCAGTCCCTGATGGGGATTTTCCTACTGTATCTATTCCCAATCCGGAGGATCCAGAGGCTTTGCAATTAGGAATCTCCCAAATGCTTAGCAATCGTGATGATATTTTTATTGCCACAGATCCTGATGCTGATCGTTTGGGAGTTGTGTGTTTAGATGGTAATGAAGCTTATATATTCAATGGGAATCAAATCGCATGTTTACTTGTTGATCATATTTTCAGTGCATTGGCAGCACGCTCTCCTCTGACTAAGGAGGATAGAGTAGTGAAAAGTTTAGTGACTACAGAAATGCTGACAGCAATTACCCATTCTTATGGGGGAAGTATTGTTAATGTTGCTACGGGATTTAAATATATAGGAGAGAAAATTGAGGCGTGGAGAGGTAGTGAAGCCCACTATATTTTTGGAGCTGAAGAATCGTACGGTTATTTGTACGGAACCCAAGTGGAAGATAAAGATGCTGTGAGTTCTGCTGCGCTTATTGCAGAAGCAGCATTGCAGCAGAAGTTGCAAGGGAAAACACTGCGCGATGCGATTCTAGATTTGTACGAAGTACATGGATATTTTATGAATAAGACTCTTGCCGTGTCTTTAAATAAATATGAAAATGAAGAAATCACCCTGCGCCTAGGGAAGCTTATAGAAAGTCATCCTTCAACGATCTCTTTAAAAAGTTATTCAGTACAAAGATTTGAAAATTATTCTCAGGGGGAGGGGAAAAATATAGCAGAGAATACCACATATTCCCTGTCTCTTCCTAAGACTTCGATGTTTTGTTATTATTATCAGAATGGAGGCAGAATTATCATTCGCCCTTCAGGGACAGAATCGAAGGTGAAATTTTATTTTGAAATAGTAAATCATTACCCCACGATTGAAAAGAATAAGCAATTGCAGGTTCATAGGGAACGTGAGAGTCTGCATCTGCTCAATGCCTTTATTGAAGAGTTTCAAGAGAAATTTACCTCTCTAGGGTTTCTGGATATCTTTTCTTGAGAGAATATCTTCATGGACTTGGTAGCTCGAGTGAGCCCCTTTTGCATTTTCTTAATTTTAAGCGTCTATGCTGCTTATAGAAAAATAATTTCTTAAATTATATTCTTAAAAGTTTCTGAATAAACACGAAGGATTTCCTCATGACCCTTTCCTATTCTCTACCCGAACTTCCCTATGATTATGCCGATTTGGAGCCGGTACTTAGTGAAGAAATTATGTTTTTACATCACCAAAAGCATCACCAAGGTTATGTGAATAATTTGAATGATGCTTTGAAGAAGATGGATCTTGCCAATCAGCAGCAGGACCTTACACGAATCATTTCTCTTGAGCCTGCATTACGCTTTAATGGGGGGGGACACATTAATCATTCTCTGTTTTGGGAAATGTTAGCTCCCATAGGTCAGGGAGGGGGTACTCCTCCTAAGCATGAGCTACTCAAGCTTATTGAAAGATTTTGGGGAACTTTTGATAACTTTTTAAAAAATTTTATTGAATTCGCCGCTCCTATTCAGGGATCAGGTTGGGCATGGTTAGCTTTTTGTCCCAAAAAACGAGAGCTTATGCTACATGCAACAGTAAACCAAGATCCCCTAGAGGCAACGACTGGGAAACTTCCTCTATTGGGAGTAGATGTATGGGAACATGCTTACTATCTCCAATATAAAAATGTTAGATTAGATTATTTGAAAGCAATTCCTCAAATAATTAATTGGGGATATATTGAAGAAAGATTTTCTGATATGACTAATTAAAAAATGATTTTAATTGTATAGTTAATAGCTTTAATTTAAAATTATTTCTTTAGAAAATTGGATTTAGGTGGTGTGTGCGTTTATTTTCTTACGACAAACCTAAGATTAAAGTGCAAAAAATTAAAGCTGACGGTTTTAGTGGTTGGTTAAAGTGTACGCATTGTCATGAGATGATTCATGCTAATGAATTAGGCCAGAATTTCAATTGCTGTCCTAAATGTTCCTACCACTATCGTATTACTGCAACAGAAAGAATTCAATTGCTTGCAGATAAGGATTCCTGGCGTCCTCTGTATACCAACTTGAAGTCTAAGGATCCTTTGAAGTTTGTGGATACTGCAACGTACCAAAGTCGCTTAGCAAAAGCCCGTAAAGATAATACAGAAAGCGAGGGGATTTTAGTTGGTCTTTGTACGATAGGAGATCATCCCGTGTCTCTAGGAGTCATGGATTTTAATTTTATGGCAGGTTCCATGGGGGCTGTTGTAGGTGAAAAACTCACACGTCTGATAGAAAGGGCAATTGTATCCCAACTTCCCGTGATTATAGTTTGTGCTTCAGGTGGAGCGCGAATGCAAGAGTCGGTATTTTCACTTATGCAAATGGCTAAAACATCGGCGGCACTAGCCAAACTTCATGAGGCAGGACTACCTTATATCTCTATATTAACTAACCCCACATCCGGAGGAGTTACTGCGTCTTTTGCTTCTTTAGGCGATGTGATTATTGCAGAACCTAAGGCTCTTATTTGTTTTGCAGGTCCTCGAGTTGTTGCTCAAGTGATTGGTGAAGACCTGCCAGAAGGTGCACAGAAGTCTGAATTTCTATTAGAGCATGGGATGATTGATAAAGTAGTCGAAAGAAAACAATTAAAAAGTACTGTGCAGAGTTTGCTTGATTACTTTTCTTCCTGAGAATACACTGGGTAGCCAAGAGTAAAATTTCTAAGAATTTTATCCCTTATTCCTAAAAGAAATTTTTTATTGACAGATGACTGTGAATAAAACATCATAACCGTTACTTATGTAACAACGGCTGCTTTTTATGGCTATATTTTGTGAACTAGAGTCTGGAGTCGATCTTCCAGAGTATGCTACAGAAGGTGCATCGGGAGCAGATCTTCGAGCAAATATTAAAGAACCCATAGCTTTGCTTCCAGGCCAACGTTTATTAATTCCTACAGGGATAAAAATGCAAATTCCCTCAGGTTATGAAGTGCAAGTGCGTCCTCGAAGTGGATTAGCCTTAAAGTATGGTGTTACGGTTCTTAATTCTCCAGGAACGATTGATTCGGATTATCGTGGAGAAGTTTGTGTTGTCCTAGCAAATATGGGTGAGAGCACATTTATTATCGAACCAAAAATGCGTATTGCCCAAGCAGTTATGGCTCCTGTAGTGCAAGCTAAATTTATAGCTATAGATACCGCTGAGGAATTAGCAGAAACAGCTAGAGGAAGCAGGGGTTTTGGGCATACTGGAGAAAAGTAATATGCCTTGCTATTGTAAGCACCAATCTGATTTTTCGTTATTTTCTCTGTTATCTCCCAAGCTGGTTATGTTTCTGAATAAAAGTTCGCGAGATGAGATTCTTCAAGATCTTACTGATCTTGCGAGTTCTGCAGGTTTTCTTGAAAGTAAAGAAGAATTTTTCCAAGCTTTACTGACGCGTGAAAATATCATGTCCACAGGTATTGGCATGGGTATTGCTATACCTCATGGGAAGTTAGCTAGTTGTTCTAACTTTTTCATTGTCATAGGTATTCATCCTCAAGGGATTCTCTGGGATGCTATAGATGAAGCTTTAGTACGTTTAATATTTTTAATCGGAGGGCCCGATAATGCCCAAACAGAATATTTACAGTTACTATCTGCTCTTACTCTTTCTTTAAAAGATGAATCTCGGCGTCAAAAGTTGTTACAGGTACAGACAATAGAAGAAGTCATGAACGTATTTTTAGGAATATAGGGTTATGGATTTAAAATTAGAGGAACTTGCTTCTTTATTAGATGTTTCTGAAAATACTGTGCGGCGCTGGATGGATGAAGGCACGATACCTAGCTATAGCATGAATAATGAGCATCGCTTTAATCGTGAAGAAATTGAAGATTGGATTCTTAATAATCCTGCGTTTTTAGAAGGAGAAAGGGCTCTCGTACACCCCGAGTTTCGTGATCTTTCTTTAAAATATAGTCTATATAAAGCAATTTATCGTGGGGGAGTAATCCGCGATATTTCTGTGAAGAATAAGAAAGAGGCTTTATACTATGCTTCCTCTTACATTGCAGAGAAATTTAATTTAGATGCGGATGTGCTTTTCGATATGTTGACTTACAGAGAAAATCTGATGTCTACAGGTATCGGAGAGGGTATTGCTCTTCCCCATACTAAGGATTTTTTAATTAATTCCCATTACGACATTGTCGTTCCCATGTTTCTTTCTGAAAGCATTGATTTTGGAGCTCTTGATAATAAACCCGTTTATGTTCTTTTTTTTCTTTTTGCTTCACAAGACAAAAGTCATTTGAATTTAGTTAATAAAATTGTGCACCTGGCTATGTCTTTAGAAGCACGAAGTTTTCTAACAAATTACCCAGACAAGGACCAACTTTTAGCCTATATTAAGAATTGGGAATCGCAAATTCATTGATAATCAATCTCTATAAAAGATTTGTAAGTCCAAGTTGTGAAAAAAGTCCCATTGTTGTTATGGTGATCTCATAGGCTGATCTAGGAGATAGTAGCAGCATGATGAGCTCTAAGCGTGTTTCGCAACTGGCAATGCTTTCTATTTTATTAATTTTTACTCATACTGTAAGCCACGCTAACCTTACGGTTCCTGCTAAGGTTTGTTCTATAGCTTCTTCGCAACCTCTATGCAGTTTAGATAGTGAAGTAAAGAGTGTAGGTTCTCAAAAAGAAGAGGTTTCACTAGTTAAATCAAAGAAACAAAAGGTCCTACAGGCTCAAGTTAAATCAAAGAAACAAAAGGTCCTACAGGCTCAAGCTCATGCCGCTGAAAATAAGTCCTGCAAAGGGTCCTCTAAGAAAGGAAAGCTTCGTCTGAAGCGAGTAAAGCAAAAATCTTGTGTAAAAGAAGCGCAGAAAACACCAAATTCTTCATTTTTACAGACTATTTTTGTTAAACAAAGGGAAGTCCAGCCTCAGCACAAGGTATCTCAAGAGGAACCATCTCAAGTGGATAAATGTGTAGATGCTGCTCTAACGCATTTCGATATTAGTAAGATTTCTAAAGAAGAAAAAGAAAGGCTTTTTCAGGAACTCGCTAGAGAACAAAGGATTTCCAAAAGAAAATCCTCTCGCAGTGCGCTTGAAACGCGTTTAAAGGATAGCAAAATTCCTCGTGGGGGCAGTGTGACTTCTACACTACGCTACGATGTGGAAAAAGCAGCAGCTCTTAAGGTGAAACGCAATGCATCTGTGAATTCTCATCTACGCGAGCAAAAAACAGCGCATTCTCGTCGCGCCTCTGCAGCAGCTCTTAAAGCAGCAAAATTAGAAACAACTCATCTTGCAGGAGAACCAGGAAAACAAGAAAAAACGGGTTCTAGGGAACGATCAGAAAAACAAGATATTACAGAAAATTATTTCCAGGAGGCTTCCTCAGCCGGAAATACTAATGTTAATAGTTATATAAAAGCTAAACAATATCGATGTGATTCTAGAGAAACTGACTGGCCATGCGACTCTTGTGTTTCTAAACGACGTGCTAACTCAAGTATATCCATATGTACGATGGCAGTAACAGTACTCGCTATTATTATTGGTGCCATTATTATTTGTAATGCCTCGGCTGATTCGACAACACAGTCCGGGGGGACAACAACTCCTTAATTTCTTTTTTGGCAGAGTATAGGGTAGTGTAAAAAGCAGAATCTAAAGGGGTTCTGTTTTTTTGTCTCTTATGGTTTTTTCTCATTCATATATTTAGTTTTTAGAATTAATAGTTAGTATAGTCTATTATTTAAATAAGATAATTAATTATTTTTTCTTATTAAATATGAAGCCTGTACAAAATACACCAAGTTTTTTAAATGTGGATGTGGGGAAATCCTTTCTTAATAAGCATCCTCAAGCTGTTCGTGCTTTGCAGATTACAGCAGTTATTCTTGGTGTACTTGCAGTACTAGTTGCATCTGCTGCTTTTGTGGCATTTCCTGCAGGATTGCCTATCGTTATGGGAGTAGTCGGATTATTCCTGGGTGTAGGAAGTGCTCTTCTATTTTCTTCTGTACGAGCCTTGGTAGATAGTATTAAAGAACATTCTCAGAAAAAGAACCAGGATCAACTTTACTTGTCTTCTATGCATACAGCTATCTCTGAGAATAAAGAAAAATTAGGATCTAGGGCTTCTTACGATGCCATGGTAGAGAGATTGCAAGCATTGGACATAACACTCAGTAGTCATACTCGTGAAGTTTTTAAAAATGCAGGAAAGGACGGAGAGGAAATTCTACAAGGAATAGAGAGAATTTCTAAAAATTATCGCGCAAGTATTGATCTATTGAAAGAGCGTCAAGAAGCGCATCAAGAAGAAATTATAGTAGAAAGCAAGGATAACATTGAAAGTTACAAGGTGAAAAATGCTTTTCTAGTCAACATAGGAATGAGTATTGCGAATGCATTACCACGAGCAGGAGGCGCGCTATCTTTAAAATTCAAAGATTTAAGCAAAGGTATGGAGAGAATTCATAAGTGGGTTACTGTAGGGTTGGCTGTTGGGGGTATTGCCTGTATCGCTATCATTGCTGCTCTCCTTCCTGGAGGTATTCTTGCTCTTCCTTTACTTGTTTCTGCTACATTAGGTATCGGTCTTGCTGTGATGGGATTATCCTATGGATTGCGTGAAATTCTTAAACGAACAAAAACAAACAAGCAACAGTTGTATCGCGAGTTGATAGGGATCATAGATATTCGATTGTTAAAGGATATGACAAAATATCAAGACACTCTTTTACAGTTATTAGCAAAGACATTGCATTCAGAAATCAAGGTTGCCAAATTATCTCAGCCTATTTACAAAAAATATACCTCTATAGAGGAACAGCTTCGATATCTTCAAGAACAGCTTCAAGAGATGGAATTTAAATTGCGATTTATGCATCGGGGTTATGATCGGCGTGCTGCAATGTTAGAAAAAGGATTGAGCCAGCTATCGGACAATGAAAGAGTACCAAGAGTAGGAGAACAGGAGGATAGATCAGAAGGCTTTGATGATCTCATTACTCAAGGTAAACGTGCTGCACAAGAAAGACGTAGAAGAGATCGCGAAGAATCTCTCGTGATAGGTGATTACTCAATGCTTTCTGTTGAAGAACAGAGTTTTGGTGATTCCTGGCACCCTAGAGGCTCGCGCCAGTTAGAAAACTTCTGGAGTGCCCATGTGGATTTAGAAAGAGAAGATCAGATTTTATTAACTGAAGGAATAGCGGGAGAGCTTGTCACATTAAAAAAAGAAATCCATGCGATTAAACAAGAAATACAAAAGACATTAGAACAGTTACGCCGGGCTAAGGAGATTAAATTGCAAGCAGGACAGGGATCCGAGGCTCTAATAGCTATTTGGTATAATGTGCAGTCTTCTACGTATGCTTGTTTAACTGTTTTAAAGAATTTGCAGTTCACTTTGCAGAAATTGATGGAGTCCGAAGGAAATCGTGAGTGATGTCTTTCCTTGCTAAGGAATAGCTAATTTGTATTCTTAAATTGTTCCCAGAACTGAATGAGCTTATGTAATGCTTCCATTTGTGGGGTAGACGGATGTATTTCTTGAATTAGATTAAATTCTTTGCGTTTCTCTTGTACCATGGTATCCAGAGTATGTGATAATTCACGAATGTGAGTTTCTTTGGAGACGATATTCTCTTGCATATTTTGTATTTGGTTATACCATGTTTCCATTTTAGGAATAAAATTTTTCCGTATGTTAATAAACGTAGAACGAAACTTTTCTGCAGAGTCCCTACCAGACTCTAGGATATCCTGGGAAATTTCATTTATGAGTTGAGAACCGAGGATTTTATTTTTTAAAGGGAAATTTAAAATAGTTGCTACGGCAGTCAAAAGAACGATGATTCCTAAATTGATTCCAAATAGTGACCAGTGATTATATAGTACAGCATAGCTCATCAGGGCGGTCATCCCTAGACAAGCAAGAAGAGTTAAGGCTAGGCATATCGTATTATAGAATACTAAGTTCGCACGGTAGGTATCCCAAGGGAGAAGAAAAATTACAGTTTTTTTTCGTCTGGGTTCGTGGGTGTTTATAGTAGGCGAAGGAAGGGGGGATATAGGTAACGTCATAGAGACTGCTCAAGCTAGAGGGGGTGGTTGCATTTTATCAAGGAATTGAGGAGGGAGAGTAAGTTCTTGCCATTTATTAAAATATTCCTTGAGTAATTGTTCTTCTTGTTTTAATTGTTCTAAGTGCGTTTCATTTCTTATAATTGTAGAAATTAATTGAGAATACGCTTTCTGAAGTAATTGAAAGGAGGATAGTGAAGAGGTTTTGCTTTTCAATTGTGTAATTGTTTCTTGCACTTTAGAAGGAAGACACTTCAGTAGGCGAATGGCGTTAATTAATAAAGTAATGCAGGCACAAGAAACAATCATAAGTAAAATTCCTGCCACTATTTCAGGCAGACTCGAATAAATAAATCCTGAAGCTAGCAATGCTGCACTGCCGGCGACTACTCCAACTAAAAGAATGATAGCTAGAATATAAGCAAAAGAACTTTGTTTAATCAGTACAGCAACTTTAGTTTGTATAGTTGTATCCTCTCTATCGGCATTAAATAAAAGAGAGTATTGGCTGGGTAGAGAAAGCAGATCGGGAGAAAGGGAAGTAGAAGTGTAATGCGCCACGCCATTCCTTAAAATCATAGGAAAATAAAATTAAAGAAAATATTCATTTTATTCAATGTTTAATATACAGTATTGCAGTATTGTATTATTTATAGTTGATTATGAATATAATAGTTATTATTGCGATGTCCGGCGGAGTTGATTCTTCAGTAGCCGCTTATCTTCTGAAAAAATATACTTCCTATCGTCTTATAGGAATTTATATGAAGAATTGGGAAGAAGAGGATAGCAATGGTAGGTGTTCTGCTGCTAAAGATTATGAAGATGTTGAGCGCGTAGCAGAACAGTTAAATATTCCCTATTATACAGTATCTTTTGCCCGTGAGTATCGAGATCGGGTATTTTCCCATTTCCTTAAAGAGTATTCCCAGGGATACACACCAAATCCAGATATCCTGTGCAATCGGGAAATTAAATTTGATTTATTACAAAAGAAAGTTCGTGAACTTGGTGGAGATTATCTTGCTACAGGGCACTACTGTCGTCTGCACACAACTGCTGAGGGCGCGCAGCTGTTACGAGGAAAAGATTCTCAGAAAGATCAAAGTTATTTTCTTTGCGGTACGCGAAGAAAGTTTTTGAACAATGTGCTTTTTCCTTTGGGTGAAATGACAAAAAGTCAAGTACGTTCTATTGCTAGAGAAGCAGGTTTGGTGACCGCAGAGAAAAAAGATAGCACAGGTATTTGCTTTATAGGTAAACGTCCTTTCAGAAATTTTCTTGAGAAATTTGTCCCTAATGCTCCAGGAAACATTATCGATTATGACTCTCAATGTGTGGTGGGCCAACATGAGGGAGCTCATTATTATACTGTAGGACAACGTCGTGGATTGAACTTAGGAGGATCACCCAGGCCATGCTATGTAGTGGGTAAGGATATGGAAAAAAATCTAGTTTATGTTGTTCGTGGTGAAGATCACCCACTCTTATACAGAAAAGAACTCGTAGCGAGAGAAATCAACTGGCTAGTATCTCCAGATCCTGTTATGAAATGCAGCGCAAAAGTGCGTTACCGTAGTGATGATGAGGAGTGCGCAGTTTCTCTTGACAGCGAGGGAAGGGCTCACGTACAATTTATGTCACCTGTCAAGGCCGTTACACCAGGCCAAACCATAGCCTTCTACCAAGGAGATACCTGCTTGGGAGGAGGGATTATCGATGTCCCTATGCTTCCTCAGACGTAGTAATTGCTGGTTTTTCTCCCGTGTCT encodes:
- the rnc gene encoding ribonuclease III, translated to MDIPINIKQVEAKLNFTFTQPKLLITALTHPSYKNESPEKIEDNERLEFLGDAILCLIVTEHLFLLFPSLDEGTLSTARSALINAHSCCQYTDALGLGDYLLIGKGEKLQNTRGRISAYANLFEAILGAVYLDGGLAPARQITVPLLPEKADILPLMLGNPKNRLQQLTQKYQRILPVYQCSSSQNSPGYHVQVFVNNEIWGEGYALSKKEAEKLAAQKALETHEYKTKNTMDM
- a CDS encoding DUF5070 domain-containing protein gives rise to the protein MKFVLHLEHLRHFQRQGSIIFEDLVSSEDCLALEIKLKEFIKTVAKDVQSLRWRKNVFRSVPEVSALVKKRRLAAFAAELIHRPKVSLVGDFWVFPGEKLPESTEDCQLLLCLSGNACGQGVFFVGTYPEQYSAQLQEPALLFIFSSAGIPIQ
- a CDS encoding superoxide dismutase: MTLSYSLPELPYDYADLEPVLSEEIMFLHHQKHHQGYVNNLNDALKKMDLANQQQDLTRIISLEPALRFNGGGHINHSLFWEMLAPIGQGGGTPPKHELLKLIERFWGTFDNFLKNFIEFAAPIQGSGWAWLAFCPKKRELMLHATVNQDPLEATTGKLPLLGVDVWEHAYYLQYKNVRLDYLKAIPQIINWGYIEERFSDMTN
- a CDS encoding phospho-sugar mutase, with amino-acid sequence MKDLQEKIEALPNPVTVKNILAWLSCNPEDKQEIHFLVEKDPQSLDELFGKTLVFGTGGLRSPMGLGTNRMNAFTVRRATQGLSQVLKRKNPHSGDPIRVVVGFDTRKNSLDFAQETAKVLAANHIHALLFQDPEPLALVSFTVREERALAGVMITASHNPPEYNGYKVYMASGGQVLPPLDQEIIEEVACVDQVLVADSLENAYIHSIGKEQENHYREVVKALSLFPEDNRLSGPAMHVSYSPLHGTGVTLIPQVLKDWGFSQVHLVEQQAVPDGDFPTVSIPNPEDPEALQLGISQMLSNRDDIFIATDPDADRLGVVCLDGNEAYIFNGNQIACLLVDHIFSALAARSPLTKEDRVVKSLVTTEMLTAITHSYGGSIVNVATGFKYIGEKIEAWRGSEAHYIFGAEESYGYLYGTQVEDKDAVSSAALIAEAALQQKLQGKTLRDAILDLYEVHGYFMNKTLAVSLNKYENEEITLRLGKLIESHPSTISLKSYSVQRFENYSQGEGKNIAENTTYSLSLPKTSMFCYYYQNGGRIIIRPSGTESKVKFYFEIVNHYPTIEKNKQLQVHRERESLHLLNAFIEEFQEKFTSLGFLDIFS
- the dut gene encoding dUTP diphosphatase, translating into MAIFCELESGVDLPEYATEGASGADLRANIKEPIALLPGQRLLIPTGIKMQIPSGYEVQVRPRSGLALKYGVTVLNSPGTIDSDYRGEVCVVLANMGESTFIIEPKMRIAQAVMAPVVQAKFIAIDTAEELAETARGSRGFGHTGEK
- the mnmA gene encoding tRNA 2-thiouridine(34) synthase MnmA, whose amino-acid sequence is MNIIVIIAMSGGVDSSVAAYLLKKYTSYRLIGIYMKNWEEEDSNGRCSAAKDYEDVERVAEQLNIPYYTVSFAREYRDRVFSHFLKEYSQGYTPNPDILCNREIKFDLLQKKVRELGGDYLATGHYCRLHTTAEGAQLLRGKDSQKDQSYFLCGTRRKFLNNVLFPLGEMTKSQVRSIAREAGLVTAEKKDSTGICFIGKRPFRNFLEKFVPNAPGNIIDYDSQCVVGQHEGAHYYTVGQRRGLNLGGSPRPCYVVGKDMEKNLVYVVRGEDHPLLYRKELVAREINWLVSPDPVMKCSAKVRYRSDDEECAVSLDSEGRAHVQFMSPVKAVTPGQTIAFYQGDTCLGGGIIDVPMLPQT
- the accD gene encoding acetyl-CoA carboxylase, carboxyltransferase subunit beta, which codes for MRLFSYDKPKIKVQKIKADGFSGWLKCTHCHEMIHANELGQNFNCCPKCSYHYRITATERIQLLADKDSWRPLYTNLKSKDPLKFVDTATYQSRLAKARKDNTESEGILVGLCTIGDHPVSLGVMDFNFMAGSMGAVVGEKLTRLIERAIVSQLPVIIVCASGGARMQESVFSLMQMAKTSAALAKLHEAGLPYISILTNPTSGGVTASFASLGDVIIAEPKALICFAGPRVVAQVIGEDLPEGAQKSEFLLEHGMIDKVVERKQLKSTVQSLLDYFSS
- a CDS encoding PTS sugar transporter subunit IIA — protein: MPCYCKHQSDFSLFSLLSPKLVMFLNKSSRDEILQDLTDLASSAGFLESKEEFFQALLTRENIMSTGIGMGIAIPHGKLASCSNFFIVIGIHPQGILWDAIDEALVRLIFLIGGPDNAQTEYLQLLSALTLSLKDESRRQKLLQVQTIEEVMNVFLGI
- a CDS encoding PTS sugar transporter subunit IIA; amino-acid sequence: MDLKLEELASLLDVSENTVRRWMDEGTIPSYSMNNEHRFNREEIEDWILNNPAFLEGERALVHPEFRDLSLKYSLYKAIYRGGVIRDISVKNKKEALYYASSYIAEKFNLDADVLFDMLTYRENLMSTGIGEGIALPHTKDFLINSHYDIVVPMFLSESIDFGALDNKPVYVLFFLFASQDKSHLNLVNKIVHLAMSLEARSFLTNYPDKDQLLAYIKNWESQIH